TTCGTGCGCGTGCTCTACGGCATGGAGGACTTCTGGGACGGACCGCTGGGCCGCATCCCGGGGCCGGCCCGCGCCCTGCTGGGCGGCGCCGTCATCGGCGCCATCGCACTCAGGTATCCTGAGATCATGGGCGTCGGCTACGAGGCCATCGAGATGGCCCTGCGCGAGCAGCTGGTCTGGTCGACCCTGCTGATCCTGGCCGGCGTGAAGATCTTCGCCGTCTCGACGACGATCGGTTCGGGCGGTTCGGGCGGCGTGTTCGCGCCGTCTCTATTCATCGGCTCGATGCTGGGCGGCTCGGTGGGCGGCGCCGTGCACACGTTCTGGCCCGCGCTCACCGCCACGCCGGGCGCCTACGCCCTGGTGGGCATGGGGGCCGTGGTGGCGGCCACCACCCACGCGCCGATCACCGCGTTCATGATCATCTTCGAGCTCACCAGCGACTACAAGATCATCCTGCCGTTGATGATCACCTGCGTCCTGGCCACCCTGATCGCCACGCGGCTGAGCGACGCGTCAATCTACTCCATGAAGCTCATCCGGCGCGGCATCGACATGTACCGGGGCAAGAGCCTGAACGTCCTGCACCACTTGAAGGTCCGGGACGTGATGCGCGAGCCGGGCACAACCGTATCCCCCGACACCCACCTGCTGTCGTTACTGTCGGTGTTCATGACCAATCCCACGGACACGTTCTTCGTCGTGGACGGGACGGGGAGACTGCTCGGCGTGATCAACATCGACGACCTGCGCCCCCTGATGCAGGATCCGGAAACGCTGGATTCGGTGCTGATCGCCTACGACATCATGCGCGAGCGCGAGTTCCCCGCCGTGGGCCCCGAAGACGGCCTGGACGAGGTGATGCGGCAGCTCGGCCGCTACCGCTTCGCCGTGCCCGTCCTGGCGGAGGGCCGGCTGGTGGGCACGATCTGGCCCGAGGACGTGATCAACCGCTACAACGCCGAGGTCTTCAAACGGGACATGGCCACGAGCATGGCCACCTCGGTGGAGAACACCGGCCGCTTCACCAAGCTGCCCGGCGTGTCCGGACTGAGCATCGCCGAGATACCCGTGCCCGCGGCATTTGTCGGCCGCAGCTGCGCCGAGCTCGACATCCGCAACCGCCTGGGCGTGACGCTGCTGCTGGTCAAACGGCGCGAAGGCGACGACCACGCCATAGCCGAGCGCATCCCCGACGCCGAGCTGGTCTTCGACGCCGGCGACATCGTGCTGGCGCTCGGACCGCCCGAACGCCTGCGCAGACTGGAGAACATGCTATGAGCGATTCCGGAGCCCGGCTCATCCTCGGCCCCATGCGCGTGCCTTTCCTGATGCTGGCGATCGTATGCGTCCTGCTCGGCGTGGCCACGGCCCACCACGCGGGCGCGGAGCTGAAG
This DNA window, taken from bacterium, encodes the following:
- a CDS encoding chloride channel protein; this translates as MRDRINAFLFRLRPGVYGADHSAMVPIAAAVGLLGGLCAVGFREFIAFVQTQTWRVDAFTLDGVRAHPWWWIVAAPAAGGLVVGLIIRLFAREAKGHGVPEVIEAVMLRGGRIRPRVVIAKMIASGVCIGTGGSVGREGPIVQIGASLGSAIGQWLHMGERRIRTLVGCGAAAGIAGTFNAPIAGVLFAAEVILGDFALTSLTPIVISSVAATVVCHHFLGNVPAFVIPAYTLVSPNELFAYAFLGIVAGLVALLFVRVLYGMEDFWDGPLGRIPGPARALLGGAVIGAIALRYPEIMGVGYEAIEMALREQLVWSTLLILAGVKIFAVSTTIGSGGSGGVFAPSLFIGSMLGGSVGGAVHTFWPALTATPGAYALVGMGAVVAATTHAPITAFMIIFELTSDYKIILPLMITCVLATLIATRLSDASIYSMKLIRRGIDMYRGKSLNVLHHLKVRDVMREPGTTVSPDTHLLSLLSVFMTNPTDTFFVVDGTGRLLGVINIDDLRPLMQDPETLDSVLIAYDIMREREFPAVGPEDGLDEVMRQLGRYRFAVPVLAEGRLVGTIWPEDVINRYNAEVFKRDMATSMATSVENTGRFTKLPGVSGLSIAEIPVPAAFVGRSCAELDIRNRLGVTLLLVKRREGDDHAIAERIPDAELVFDAGDIVLALGPPERLRRLENML